In Flavobacterium luteolum, the DNA window TTCGTTAATTTTAATATCAGACATTTTAATATCCAATTCAAAACCAACATTCTGTACTAAGTTAAAAGGAACTTTAACACCTTTTACTTCTTTGTAATCATTGAAATTAGTGATTTGCTCCACTGATTTTCCGCCTTGCTCGCGAACTTTAGATTCGGCAGTTTTTAGGCCTGATTTAACATCGTAATAATATTTTGTTTTACCATCTTTAATTACATAAGCATCGTTTCCATTGATTGGTTCGATTCCTTCTACTTTAAGATCAGTTCTTTTTACAAGTTGCAGTTCTTCAAATGGAGCTGCGTTAGCTTTCATTTCGGCTAAATCTTCGCCTTCAAGGTTTTTTCTCTGACCTTGTTGTTCAACATATGCGCCTTTTTCATTAACTACCTGTTTCATTAAATTCATTGTTCCCATAGAAAGTGAAACCATCATTTTTCCTTTTGAATCTAATTTAGAAGTAAAAGTTAATGGAGTAGGAGCCTGCGGAATTGTTGTTGAGCCATTCATGTATAATGTTTTTACGGCTGAAACTGCTTTTTCTCCGCCAATGGCATTGATGTAGTTTTCGAAAACTGTTTTTGCACTAATATCTTTTGGTGCTTCTTTTTTTGTAGAAGGTTTTTCAACTGGATTTCCATATTTGTCGAAATATGAAATCGGAATCTGCAGTTTTTCTAATCCAGGAAGTACATCAGAACCTTTTCCGACAATTACAATACGCATATTGTCCAATAAAAAGTATTTGTTGGCAACGCGATAAATATCGTCAGCAGTAACATTATTGATGGTTTGAATGTATTTTTCGTAGAAATCTGCAGGAAGTTTTTCTGTTTCAATGTTTAGTGCATAACGTGCAACAGCTTGAGGTTTTTCAACCTGCATTACAAATCTTCCTATATAACCTGCTTTTACGTTTCTTAAGACTTCTGGATCAACTCTTTCGGTTCTAATTCGTTTAATTTCTTTTACAAACTGAACAACTGCACTATCAGTAACTGTATTTCTAACAGCCGAAGAAGCTTTAAATTTAGTTACATATTTACCGCTTCCAATACTCGAGTTAGCTCCGTATGTCCATGCGTGCTGCTCACGAAGATTCATGTTTAAATAACTGTTGAAATCACCTCCAAGAATTTGATTAGCAATAACCGCTGGAAAAAAATCTGGATCGCTCATTTTTAAATTTAAAGTATTTACCAATGAGATTTCAGATTGAACCGCGTTTGGAACATCTACAAAATCAATCTGCAAATTTGAAGGATTTGTAGGGTTCGGATAAGTGTTTTTTGGAGCACTTTGTTTTTTCCATCCGCTGAAAAGTTTTTCAACAGCCGTTTTTACGTCTTTAAATTTGACGTCGCCAATAACTACCAAATAGGCATTTTCTGGAACAAAATAAGTGTTGTAATTGTTTTGAACATCAGTTAGCGTAACATTTTTTACAGTCTCTTCAGAAAGATATTCGCCGTTAGGATGGTTTTTTCCAAATGCTAAAACATCAACCACTCTGTTTGAAATGGCAGGAACGCTTTTTTCATCGGCTTTTAAACCTTCTAAAAGTTTTGCTTTTTCTTTATCGAATTCTGTTTGAGTGAAATTTGGCTGTAAAGCACCTTCTGCCAAAAGTTCTAAAACACGTCCAGAATATTTTGATAATGTACTAGCATAAGCACCTTGAGAAGTAAAATTGATATTAGCTCCGTAAAAATCAATTTCTTCGTTAAAAGCTTCTTTAGTTGTTTTTTTTGTTCCATTTCCAATCAGACTGCTGGTCAATTCGTCAACCCCTTTTTTATTGCCTTCAGTAAATGGAGCATTATCCAAAGTAAGTGTGTAGCTCACTCTAGGCAATTTGTGGTTTTCAACAACCAAAACTTTCATTCCGTTTGATAAAACAAAGGTCTGCGGTTTTTTGATGTTGACTACTGGGGCATTTCCTGGTTTGGGTTGTGGACGATCTTGTGCTTGCATAATTCCAGTTAGGAAAATAAGGATTAAAAAAGTATATATTTTTTTCATGATTCGATATTCTTAGTTTTGAGATTTGGCTGTCGGAATATAATCTAAAATCAAACGCTGATTCGGGTTCAAATACTTCTTAGCAACTTCTCTGATTTCTTCTCTTGTAATAGAATGATAGATGTCAATTTCAGTATTGATTAAATTGACATCGCCATATAGAAGGTAATATGAAGCCAGATTTTCTGCAATTCCCTCTACGCTTGCATTGGCATTTACGTAATTGTTATCGAATTTGTTTTGTAATTTTTCATAATCTTTTTCAGAAATAAGATCAGTTTGAATTTTTACAATTTCTTCATCTATTTCTTTTAAAATATCATCAATGGTGTATGGAGCCATTGGCAGACCGTAAAGAATATACGTTCCGTAATCTTCTTGGCTAAATCCTACAGCGCCAATTTGTAGCGCCATTTTTTTGTCGTCAACTATTTTTTTGTAAAGCTTAGAGCTTTTTCCATCACTTAAATAAGATGAAATTAGGTCTAAAACTCTGGCGTCTCTAGTTTTCATTGAAGGTGTTCTGTATGAAGCAACGATCATTGGAATCTGAATGTTCGGATCTTCATAAGTAGCTTTAATGGTTTGTGTGATTGGCTCTTCTGTAAAAGTTTGTTTTTTAACTTCTTCACCTTTTGGAATTGGTCCAAAATATTTCTGAATCCATTCTTTTGTTTTTGCTTTTTCGAAATCCCCAGCAACAACCAGAACAGCATTGTTTGGTGTATAGAATTTTTTATTGAATGCCTGAAATTCTTCAAGAGTTGCGGCGTCCAAATCTTTCATAGAACCAATAGTTGTCCATCTGTAAGGGTGGTTTTTGAACATGTTTTTCTTAACCTCTGCCAGAATATTTCCGTACGGCTGATTATCGTAACGCATTCTTTTCTCTTCTTTTACAACTTCGTTTTGTGTGTCGACACCCACCTTATTAATAATAGGATGCATTAATCTTTCAGATTCCATCCATAAACCAAGCTCTAGACTGTTAGAAGGAAAAACTTCATAATAATACGTTCTGTCATCAGATGTGTTTGCATTGTTAACTCCTCCATTTGCAGTAACGATTTTCATCCATTCCCCACGTTTTATATTTTGGGTTCCTTCAAATAATAAATGCTCAAAGAAGTGTGCAAAACCTGTTCGGTCGGGGCGTTCATCTTTTGATCCAACATGGTACATTACTGAAGTGATAACAACTGGAGCAGATGGATCATTGTGTAAAATGACATGCAGTCCGTTGTCTAAATCGTATTCTTCAAAAGCTACTTTTTGGGCATGAGCCACTCCGCCAAGCATTAATGCAGCACTTAACATCATTATTGATTTTTTCATAAAGATTAATAATTTTAAAATATCAACAAGAGTAGGTCGACAAGAGTTGATTTTGGTTACATCAAAAATAGTTTTTTTTAGTTATGTATTACAGAATTGTTTTTAAATAAACACTATTTTAACAATCTTTTACTTTAAATTAATTTTGTTTTATATGCAGAACTGCTTGAAAAACAACGTTTTTTCAGGTAGAAATATTTTTGCTTTTATAGGTTGCATAGTAAATTATTAGTTGTATATTTGCAACCTTAAAATTCAATAAATCAATTTGATATGTATGCAATCGTAGAGATAGCAGGGCAACAATTTAAAGTAAGCAAAGACTTAAAGGTTTATGTTCACCGTTTAGCTAATGAAGAAGGTTCAAAAGTTTCTTTTGACAAAGTTCTTTTATTAGATGATAATGGAAATGTAACTTTAGGCGCCCCAGCTATAGAAGGTGCTTCAGTAGAAGCTAAAGTGTTACAACACTTAAAAGGAGATAAAGTTATCGTTTTCAAAAAGAAAAGAAGAAAAGGATACAAAAAAAGAAATGGTCACAGACAATATCTTACTCAAATTGTAATTGAAGGTATTACTGCAGCAGGAGGAACAAAAAAAGCAGCAGCTAAAAAAGCGGTTGTAGCAGAAGATGCAGCAGCTACTGAAGAAGTAGAAGCAGCTCCAAAAGCAAAAAAAGCAGCTCCAAAAGCAAAAAAAGAGACTACTAAAGAATAATAACAATATTTAAACTCATACGTCATGGCTCACAAGAAAGGTGTCGGTAGTTCGAAGAATGGTAGAGAATCAGAATCAAAACGTTTAGGCGTTAAGATTTATGGTGGTCAAGCTGCTATTGCTGGAAACATCATCGTTAGACAAAGAGGTTCAAAACACAATCCAGGTGAAAACGTTTACATTAGTAAAGATCACACTCTTCACGCAAGAGTTGCTGGAGTTGTTAAGTTCCAAAAGAAAAGAGATAACAAATCTTATGTATCTATTATTCCATTCGAGGCATAATAATCATAGATTACTTTTTATAAAAAACCCGTTCTGAAAAGATCGGGTTTTTTGTTTTTAGCTTAAGACGGTTTAGTTAAAATTTGTATTTGCAAGACTGAGGATAATTAGATATCTTCAATTCTTTAAATCTTATAAGTTGAAAAAAATAGTCTTATTTGCCCTTTTGTTCTGTATAAGCACTTATGGTAAAGTTGTGTCAGATAGTATTGCCATTCATTTGAGTGTACTAAATGGTAAGCAGAAAAATGTTTTGTATGAATTTGAAGTTATAAAAAATAATGGTTTCAATACAGATCAGTTTTGGAATGCGCATAATAATGAATTTCCTAGTTTAAGTGATAATCTGAGAGACGAATTAGCAAAGGAAGTTTTTCTAAATTCAGATATTGTATATGCACCGCAAAAAGATTCTACGGTGCAATTGTGGATGCAAACAAAATTGCTGACCAATTGGATGTTTTATCTTTCTGCATTTATAGCTATATGTGCTATTGTTGCTCTGTTTAAAAGGTATTGGAGTCTGCTCATTCAGTTTTTAATTCGTCATATTGCTCCGGTATTAAAGATTTTGTTTTCGCCAGTTTTACTGACTATTGAATTGCTTTTAGTTGGAATAGCTTGTGTAATTTGTGGCTGTATTATTGAGGAATTTGTGCTACGAACTGTAGTAATACATTTAGGCTTGTTTTTATTATGGAGCCAGTCTACGGCTTTATTTACAAAAGAATATTGGATTAAGAGATATGTTTATGAAATAGAAAATAACTTTTGGGGTAAAGATTCTTGGGAAACCGTAAAAACAATTTGTTTTCCAGCTTTTGTAGTTACGATTGCTATTTTATATGTATTGTATAAAGTTCCTACCGATGCTTTTTATAACTACGAAGTGGTTTTGTCAGGAATCGCAGCGGTTTATGCTTTGCCTTTCTGGCGTTCATTAGAAAAGTATATTTATCCTGTTTTATTTCCTTTTTATAAAGAAAATAATAGAGAGAGAAGCGTTAATTCTCTGGCTGCATGCACTGTTGTTGCGATTGTTGTCACAATACTATTTGTACTGCAAGAAAATCTTATTTTTAGTAATATTATCTCGGCCCTACTAAGTTTATTGATTCTGTCATTTTTAATTTTGTCATTAAAAATGAATCATAAACACAGTTTAAGAAACTATTATTTTATACAATTTGTAACGTTTCTTTTTCTTAGCGCAGTTTTTATGTATGGGTTTTATTTTCAGTTAAACGAAGTTATTTGGTTTGCGATTATAGGATCAACCTTATTTGTAATAGTAAAGTATATGGAAGCTTTTTCTTTTTTCTCAGATTGGAAAAGAGGAAAAGGCTGGGCTTGGAAATTGCTCGGTTTAGCCTTGCTGTTATGGATTATGGGTAAAGGAATTTTATATGTTTCGAAACAAATATTTATGCTTTAATTTTCTGTAAAGGAAAAAACCTTTGTCAAAGTTTAAATCTTTAACAAAGGCCTATAGTGAAAATTGGAATTTGGAATTTCCAGAATTAGAGTTTTATTTATTCGGTATCTTTGGTTTCTTCCAAATCTTCCGTTTTCTTGCCTACTTTAACTTTAGGGTTATCTTGTGTTCCCGTAACAGTTAATGGAATTCCGAAAATACCAAAAGGAGGAAGTCCTAAACGCATTTTTAGGTTTAATTTTCCATCTAGGCTTGTTGTTCCTTCAATTCTTGGTCTAAAGCCTGCAAACTTAAATTTAAAGCGCTCTACAGTTATGATATTGTTTTTAACGGTTGTTTTAATGTCTACTTTCGAAAGATCTGGGTTTTTCATCGATTCAGAATTGGTTTGTTTGCTTACAGCATTAAACATTTTCAGACCTCTCACTTTTACATCTTTTACAGAAAGTGTTCCGCCTCCAATAAGCGAAGGATAAACAGGATCCATATTTCCGTTTAAACGGCCTTTTAATTGATAATCTAAAGAAACAATTCCTTGTGCTTTCTCTGCGGCGCTTGCCATTTTTCTGAAAACTTCAATCTCATTATAAGCTCTCTTAATGTCAAAATCTGTAGCTTTTATAGTGTAATCAAAATTAGCTTTTTGTGGCGTTACAGCTTGGTAATTGGCATTCATGGAAACGTTGCATCCAATTAAATTAAAACCAGTATTTTGCATGGTTAATTTGCCATTTTTCATAGATAAATTTCCAGTTGCATTTTGAAGATTTAATTTGTCAAAATATACTTTTTGAGCGTTGGCAAATAATTGTAAATTTAAATTGGTTGGAATAATTATAACACCAGTCTGAGTGTTTTCAGATGGTTTCGTTTCGGTTTTAGGAGCAGAACTCTGCGTTACTGGTGTGTTTGGATCAACGCTTGACATGAATTCGTCTACATTGATATATCGAGAAGTAACTTTAAAAGAGCCTTTTAAAACGCCTGTATTTGTGGTAACATAATTGATGACATTCTGTAAATATCCATTCATTTTAAAATCAGACTGTCCGTATGCGGCTAGGAAATTATTGAAAGACATTTTATCCTGATTGATTTTAAAAATTCCTTCCTTAATGATGAATTTTTTCGGAAGATATTCAGAAGCTATTCCAATATTTCTTAACTCAAGCGTTCCTTTGTTATTTAGTTTGCTGTAATTTCCTTTTTCGGCATCACTTTGTTTTCCTTTTAAGACTAAATCGGCTTTTACAAAACCATCTAAATCAAGACCTTTTTGTGAAAAGACTTTATAAATTCTGCTAATATCCAATTCGCCTTTAGCCTTTACGTCATAACTCAAATCGTCAAAATTGCTTAAATCGGCTTGTACAAAAACAGGTTTTCCTTCAAAAGTAAATTGCGTTGGCTGTAAATTTACTTTCAGGTCAGCAAATGTTCCTTTCTGGTTTTCGATTTTCGATTTAATCGTAATGTCAGTAATCGGATTTGGATAATATGGAGTTTTTAAATATCCATTTTCCAAATTAAGAACTCCGTTTGTAACAGGAAAACGCTTGTTCTTTTGGTCAAATATTCCGTTTGTTTTTACGTCGCCAGTCAAAGTTCCTTTCAGTTCAATATCCGGAATTCCAAGCGCTTTAAGTAGTTTCTCAAGATCGATTTTGGCCTTGAAATCAGCATTAATATCTGGTGTGTTTACACCTTTGACCAAAAATTTCGATTTTAAATAATCCTGATTGATATTTAGCGATAAGTTTTTTGCGTCAACAATTACCAAATCTGGGTTTAGAGAAGGAACAGTTGTTTTAACATCTAAATTTAAGTTTGAAACCGGAAATGCGCTTTTGTTATAATTGACAAAACCATCAGTTACTTTTACATCCAAATCTAGATCGGGTGCTATATTTTCAGAAGTAATATACTTTCCTTTTAAAGTCAGCAGCAGATTTGTGTTTCCTTTTAATTCGGTTTTAGAGAGCCAAGTAATATATTTTGGAGGTAACGCTGTAAAAACATCATACAGCTTACTGTTTTCAGATTTAATGACAAAATCCATATTATAGCCATCTTTCAAAAAATCAAATTTCCCTTTAAAATCGACTAGTAGCTGGTTGATTTTTAGATTGTTCTGCTGGAAAAAGAAAGAAAGTGAATTGATGTTTACTTTTGTAATTAAATCTGCATCAACCTTTTTATTCATTAAATAAGGTTCATCTTCATAAACAATATTTAATTTTTCGATGTTTGCTTTAGAATATAAATCAAAAACGGCTTTGTTTAAATCTCCTTTTCCTAAATAGTTAAATCCGTATGCGTCAAAATGGACTTTAGTAGACTTATCATCATAAACAATTTTGCTGTTTAAAATTTCAATTCGTTCCAGTTTAAGCGCGGTATCACTGCTGTCTTTGGCTTTAGAAGCTTGTTCTTGCGATTTGTAAATGTTGTAATTCGCTTCTCCGTTTGCATTAACTTTTACATTTATAAAAGAATCCGATAAATAAATCTGATCAATTTTTACCGATTTGCTGAAAATTAGACTCGCCACATTTATTCCAAAAGAAACCTCTTTTGCGGTTATGAATTTTTCTTTTGTATATGGAGCTGAGCCATTAAGGCTTAAGTTGTCTAAGGTTAAAGTGAGTGAGGGGAAATGGTGGAAGAATGATACCGAAACATCAGAATAATTCAGTTCTGCGCTTAATCTTTCGTTGGCTGTTTTCTTTATTTGTTCTTTAATCTGGTCCTCAAAGACGATAGGCGTTAAAAATAGTAATGCTATAATAACTGTGAAAGTTATTCCGGTATACTTCGCAATTTTAAAAACGATTGATCTCGATTTACTTTTTTGCATAACGAATTTTGGTTTTTTAAATAAAAAAAATAGAGTTGAAAAAAGAGCGTAATTTATCCGTGAACGGTTTCATTTTTACCATAATTGGTAATAATAGAACCTTCATATTCAATCCATTCTTTCCAGCGTTTATCAATGTCGATGTTATCTTGATATTTTCTGGCAAATCCTAAAAAAGTAGTATAATGTCCTGCTTCAGAAATCATTAAATCTCGGTAGAATTTAGCTAATTCTTCATCTTTAATATTCTCCGAAAGCACTTTAAAACGTTCGCAGCTTCTGGCCTCAATCATTGCAGAGAATAATAATCGGTCGCACAGAGCATCTCTTCGGCTTCCGTCTTTTTTCATGAATTTAAAAAGCTCATTTACATAATGATCTTTTCGTTCACGTCCTAAAGTAAGTCCGCGCTGCTTTATAATGTTGTGAACCATCTGAAAATGTTCCAGTTCTTCTCTGGCAATTTCTAGCATTTCGGTTACCAATTCTTCAATTTCAGAATTGTAAGTAACGATACTAATCGCATTTGAAGCCGCTTTTTGTTCGCACCAAGCGTGATCCGTTAAAATTTCTTCGATATTTGACTCAACGATATTTACCCAGCGAGGGTCTGTAGCTAATTTTAATCCCAACATAATTTCCCAGCATTTAGATTTTGCAAAATTAGTGATTTTTTACGTCCGAATATCTGGAAGTTGGGTGCAAATCCGCGGAAAAAAACATTATTTTGTAATATGAAACAAAGATTATGAATCAAATCAAAAAACTTTTAATTATTGGGTTTGTTTGGCCCGAGCCAAAGTCTTCTGCAGCAGGCGGAAGAATGATGCAATTGATTTCTATTTTCAAAGAAAATGGATTTGAAATTACATTTGCAAGTGCGGCTCAGGACAGCAATTTTATGGTTGATTTGTCTGAATTTGGAGTAATGAAAAAAAGCGTCGAACTTAATTCTTCAAGTTTTGATGATTTTGTAGCCGAACTAAATCCAGATGTTGTCTTGTTTGATCGCTTTATGGTCGAAGAACAATTTGGATGGAGAGTAATTGAAAAGTGTCCGCAAGCAATTAGGATTCTAGATACTGAAGATTTGCATTGCTTGAGAACTGCAAGACAAAAAGCCTTTAAAGAAAAACGAAATTTTGAAATTCATGATTTGTTGTCTGAGGAAGTGGCAAAACGTGAAATTGCCAGTATTTTAAGATGTGATTTATCTTTGATTATTTCAGAGTTTGAAATGAATATTCTGAAAGATATTTTTAAAATTAATCAAGATTTACTTTTTTATCTTCCCTTTTTGGTTGATGAAATGAAAGAAGAAGATTTGTTAGAATTGCCTTCTTTTGAAAACCGAAGTGATTTTGTTTTTATTGGAAATTTTCTTCATGAACCAAATTGGAATACCGTTCAATATTTGAAAGAAGCAATTTGGCCTTCTATAAAAAAAGATTTTCCAGAAGCGGTTTTGAAGGTTTATGGTGCTTATCCTTCGCAGAAAGTATTGCAGTTGCATCAGCCTAAAAATGGTTTTTACATTATGGGAAGGGCAGAAGATGCCAACGAAATAGTAAAAAATACAAAAGTGGTTTTAGCGCCAATTCGGTTTGGAGCAGGATTAAAAGGAAAATTATTAGAAGCTATGCAGTGCGGAACGCCAAGTATAACCACTTCAATAGGTTCCGAAGCCATGCATGAAAATTTGCCTTGGAATGGTTTTATTGAAGATGATCCAGCTGAATTTGCTAAACAAGCGATTGAGCTTTACCAGAATGAAAATCTTTGGAAACAATCACAAAAAAACGGAATCGAGATCATTAATAAATGTTATCAAAAAAGTGATTATTCAGATAAATTGATTTCATTGATAAATTCACTTTTGGTTGATTCAAAAAGCCATCGTCTTCATAATTTTATGGGGAATTTGTTGCAGCATCATGCTTTTAAAAGCACAATGTACATGTCAAAATGGATTGAAGCGAAGAATAAAAATTAAGCTTCCGCTTTACCGAATCCCACAGTTTCGCGATAAATTTGGGGTGAAACATCAGCATTAGTTTTAAAGAAACGGCTGAAATAATGTTCGTCGTCATAACCTAACTCGTAGGCAATTTCTTTTACAGTTTTGTTGGTCAGGTACAATTCTCTTTTAGCTTCAATAATGATTCTTTCCGAAATTAAATCGGTTAAGGTTTTGTTGAAATAATTCTTAGACAATTTTGCCAATGCTTTCGGAGAAATATTTAATAATTCGGCATAATTTCCAGCTGAGTGTTTAGTTTTAAAATTCAATTCAATCGCATCTTTCAAATTTTGTAGAATTATAGGTTCTTTTGAATCTGGAACTGATTTCATTTCTTCTAATTGTTCTGTTTTTAATCTTGAAGCGGTAATCAGAAATATTTTCAAATACGAAATTAGCAATTCAAATTGTGCCAATTCAGCATTTTGAATTTCTGCTTTCATCTGATCAATAACCATATTAAAAGTTTGCGAAGCTTGTTCCGTAACCTGAACATACGGAGGCTGGTAAATATTATTGAATAAAACGCCATTGCAGGAGACTTCTTTTTGATGCATGTGAATGCAGTAAAAGTCAGGATGAAAATGAATGGCTATTCCTTCAATTGGTTCGTTTACGCAAAGCATGAAAGGCTGATACGGAGAAAAGGCGAGTAGTGAGTTTTCTTCAAAATGATGTTCAGCAAAATCTGCTTTTACTTTGCCTTTTCCTTTGTTTACCCAAATTAAAGAGTAATAATTGTTTCGCTGCAAATGATCAAAATGGCTGTTGTCGCTAAATGGAAGAATTTTAAAAGCCAAATTCCCATTCTGCGGATTGATTAAAGTAAAAACATTTTGAGAACTCATAAATTGTTTTGTTTTTTGAAAGTATAAAGATAGCCATGAAATAAATCCGCAGCTATCTTTATAAATTGTTTTTTGTTATAGTGAATATGTAGATTTTGATTAAACTGTAGGGAAGTCAATTTCCGTATTTGCTACATTATTAAAGTAGTTTGTTAAAACGTTTAATGCTACATGACCAATAGTTTCTGCAATTTCAGCGTCAGATACTCCCGCATTTTTGGCTTTATTTACATCTTCATCATTTACCAATCCGCCTTTGCTGATTAATGTTTTTGCCAATTGTAAAATCGCTTCTGTTTTCGCGTCAGCAGAATTTCCTGATCTTGCTGCTTTTAAAACTGTTGGATCTGCTTTTACTAATTTCTCTCCAATAAAAGTATGCGCTGCTAAACAGTAATCGCAAGAGTTGCTTTCTGAAACTGCTAAAGCAATTAATTCGCCTGTTTTTGCGCTTAATTTTCCATGGCTCAAAGCTCCGCTTAAGTTTAAATATCCTTCAAGAACTGCTGGAGAATTTCCCATTGTTCTCATCATGTTTGGTACAACGCCTAATTTTGCCTGAACTGCGTTGAATAAATCTTTAGTTTTTCCTGTTACTTCTTCTGGGTTTAAAGCTGTTAATCGTGTCATTTTATTTAATTTTTAAAGTTGTTATTTGTTGTTGTCTTTTGACATTACAAAGTTGCGACGATTGCGGATTTTAAAACATGGAGAATGTACGCTATGTGATGGATAATTTTCCCCGCTGTTTTTTTTAGGAGCTATTTCCCGCTATCCGTTCCAATCTTTTGTGCCGAACCCCGGCACAAAAGGATTTCCACTTCTATCGGGGCTAGGGCTCTCGTTTTTATAAGATTGTTTTTCAATAGTTTGCCATCCTGGCGAAGGAAGGATCGCACTTAGAAATTCTGGAAACAATTAACACAATCTTGTCATTTCGACGAAGGAGAAATCTTCGCAAGTAACTCCGCAATGAGAATCCGATCTTTGTCGAGCTTCTTGTGAAGATTTCTCCTTCGTAGAAATGACAAATAAGGCGTAAAAAAAAGAGGCTGTTCCAAAAGAACAGCCTCTTTTTAGAGTTATAATCTTGAAAAAACTATTTCAAAACACTTGCAGCATCTTGAATAGTTGTTGCGTGATAACCAGATTTTGCTTTATCAAAAACTTTTTTAGCCCAAACTTTTCCTTCTGGAGTTTTGACCATTTCTTTATAAAGCATCATGATAGAGCCAGTTCTGCTACTTCCAATTAAAAATTGTTCAATTGCAGGATCAGCAGCTTTATATTGATGACGAATTGCCTGAACAAACCATTGGCGTTTAATGATGAAATTACCGCCCTTAGTAAAGTTGAATTCTTTATCGATCGCTTCCATTTCTTTTACAGTAATATCAGCAGGAAGATGGTCAATAAAATGCTGTTTTTCTGCAGTAGTTGTGATTTTTTTGCTTAAACCTGCAACGCCAGTTTCTCTCCAGCTTTTTTGGATTGCGTCAATAGCGTCAAATTCTGCTGAGCTAACAGGAACAATGTTTGATGGAATTCCTGGTTTGTAAATCCAGTTGTCTAATTGGATTTTATCTGCTAAAGCTTTATCTCCTTTAATAAGATTTTCGTTTAAATACTTTACAAAATCTTCTGTTGTGATAGATTGGAAAGCATGAGAATCGAAATAATTTTTAATAAACGGATCGAATTTATCGCGTCCAACTGCATTTTCAATAACTCTTAAAAAAGAATATCCTTTTACATAAGGAATCATGCTGATTCCGTCATCAGGATTTCTTCCTGTCAAACTAACTTTTAATCTTGTGTCTGGATTTGTATCTCC includes these proteins:
- a CDS encoding tRNA-(ms[2]io[6]A)-hydroxylase, which produces MLGLKLATDPRWVNIVESNIEEILTDHAWCEQKAASNAISIVTYNSEIEELVTEMLEIAREELEHFQMVHNIIKQRGLTLGRERKDHYVNELFKFMKKDGSRRDALCDRLLFSAMIEARSCERFKVLSENIKDEELAKFYRDLMISEAGHYTTFLGFARKYQDNIDIDKRWKEWIEYEGSIITNYGKNETVHG
- a CDS encoding glycosyltransferase family 4 protein, which translates into the protein MNQIKKLLIIGFVWPEPKSSAAGGRMMQLISIFKENGFEITFASAAQDSNFMVDLSEFGVMKKSVELNSSSFDDFVAELNPDVVLFDRFMVEEQFGWRVIEKCPQAIRILDTEDLHCLRTARQKAFKEKRNFEIHDLLSEEVAKREIASILRCDLSLIISEFEMNILKDIFKINQDLLFYLPFLVDEMKEEDLLELPSFENRSDFVFIGNFLHEPNWNTVQYLKEAIWPSIKKDFPEAVLKVYGAYPSQKVLQLHQPKNGFYIMGRAEDANEIVKNTKVVLAPIRFGAGLKGKLLEAMQCGTPSITTSIGSEAMHENLPWNGFIEDDPAEFAKQAIELYQNENLWKQSQKNGIEIINKCYQKSDYSDKLISLINSLLVDSKSHRLHNFMGNLLQHHAFKSTMYMSKWIEAKNKN
- a CDS encoding helix-turn-helix domain-containing protein, which gives rise to MSSQNVFTLINPQNGNLAFKILPFSDNSHFDHLQRNNYYSLIWVNKGKGKVKADFAEHHFEENSLLAFSPYQPFMLCVNEPIEGIAIHFHPDFYCIHMHQKEVSCNGVLFNNIYQPPYVQVTEQASQTFNMVIDQMKAEIQNAELAQFELLISYLKIFLITASRLKTEQLEEMKSVPDSKEPIILQNLKDAIELNFKTKHSAGNYAELLNISPKALAKLSKNYFNKTLTDLISERIIIEAKRELYLTNKTVKEIAYELGYDDEHYFSRFFKTNADVSPQIYRETVGFGKAEA
- a CDS encoding carboxymuconolactone decarboxylase family protein is translated as MTRLTALNPEEVTGKTKDLFNAVQAKLGVVPNMMRTMGNSPAVLEGYLNLSGALSHGKLSAKTGELIALAVSESNSCDYCLAAHTFIGEKLVKADPTVLKAARSGNSADAKTEAILQLAKTLISKGGLVNDEDVNKAKNAGVSDAEIAETIGHVALNVLTNYFNNVANTEIDFPTV